In Humulus lupulus chromosome 6, drHumLupu1.1, whole genome shotgun sequence, a single genomic region encodes these proteins:
- the LOC133784670 gene encoding BURP domain-containing protein BNM2A-like has protein sequence MGLGSWCVFLVLLYFSWSSECHQETNGDQYSSDIRLPSASKEDHDDGHMHMHNVDDHGPSSSSHTHLDRSTLQQSVFLNINDIKVGLTKPIYFPKKKKASPPFLGRQILGDPNSIPFSSEQLPNFLSLFSVPQGSPQAKAMESTLHICESNPIKGETKMCATSFDSMLEFVRGMFGLDGLGHGFTHLTTTFYNDSNTMYQNYTVLEDLREIPTPKMVACHLMEFPYAVYTCHSMAKDRKLFKMSLSGQMGDTVETIVVCHMDTSEWNSDHISFKALGFGPGMGPVCHFFPDQNNFVWLPSSIPI, from the exons ATGGGATTGGGTTCTTGGTGTGTGTTTCTTGTCCTCCTG TACTTTTCTTGGAGTAGCGAATGTCATCAAGAGACGAATGGAGATCAATACAGCTCGGATATAAGACTTCCAAGTGCTAGCAAAGAAGATCATGATGATGGCCATATGCATATGCATAATGTTGATGATCATGGTCCATCATCATCCTCACACACTCATCTTGACCGTTCAACACTACAACAGTCGGTTTTCCTCAACATCAATGACATAAAAGTGGGTTTAACAAAGCCCATTTATTTTCCAAAGAAGAAGAAAGCGTCTCCTCCATTTCTGGGAAGACAAATATTAGGAGACCCTAACTCGATTCCATTCTCCTCAGAACAACTTCCCAACTTTCTTAGCCTATTCTCAGTCCCTCAAGGCTCACCACAAGCCAAAGCAATGGAGTCAACTCTCCACATCTGTGAGTCTAACCCCATAAAAGGGGAGACAAAGATGTGTGCCACTTCTTTTGACTCCATGCTTGAGTTCGTACGTGGCATGTTCGGATTGGACGGCTTGGGCCACGGGTTCACACATCTCACAACAACCTTCTACAACGATTCCAATACCATGTACCAAAACTACACCGTTTTGGAGGATCTGAGAGAGATACCAACACCCAAGATGGTGGCATGCCATCTTATGGAATTCCCTTACGCTGTGTATACCTGCCATAGCATGGCCAAGGACAGGAAGCTCTTCAAGATGTCGTTGAGTGGCCAAATGGGAGACACAGTTGAAACCATTGTCGTTTGTCACATGGACACCTCCGAGTGGAATTCAGATCATATTTCTTTCAAGGCCTTAGGGTTTGGGCCAGGGATGGGACCTGTCTGTCATTTCTTTCCTGATCAGAATAATTTTGTATGGCTTCCTTCCTCAATTCCAATCTAA